One window of Xanthomonas sp. 10-10 genomic DNA carries:
- a CDS encoding peptidylprolyl isomerase, whose translation MAALRPCAPWSRIRHLSSLVAFMLLRTVVSACLLALVLPATAHAAYRSPQQILDSSPADAWRVLDPDRTLYLELDGGRVIIELAPQFAPEHVGNIRTLAHERFWDGLSIYRSQDNFVVQFGDPDGETPGKARSLGSAKTHLPAEFERPAQGLDFQRLPDSDGWAPQVGFVEGFPAGRDSASGKAWLAHCYGTLGAGRNNDEDSSIGAELYVVTGQSPRQLDRNITVVGRVVKGMELLSVIPRGPDPMGFYEDPAQRSPIRAIRLASEVPVPERTPLQLLRTDSQTFRDVAEARRNRRDDFYKRPAGHIDLCNVPLPVRAPPAG comes from the coding sequence ATCGCCGCTTTGCGTCCTTGCGCGCCTTGGTCAAGAATCAGGCACCTCTCCTCGCTGGTTGCCTTCATGCTGCTGCGCACTGTTGTTTCTGCCTGCCTGCTCGCTCTGGTCTTGCCCGCTACCGCCCACGCGGCCTATCGCAGTCCGCAACAGATCCTGGACAGCTCGCCGGCCGACGCGTGGCGCGTGCTAGACCCCGATCGCACGCTGTACCTGGAGCTGGATGGCGGGCGGGTCATCATCGAGCTGGCGCCGCAGTTTGCGCCCGAGCACGTGGGCAACATCCGCACGCTGGCCCACGAGCGCTTCTGGGACGGGCTGAGCATCTACCGCTCGCAGGACAATTTCGTGGTGCAGTTCGGCGACCCCGACGGCGAGACGCCCGGCAAGGCAAGATCCCTGGGCTCGGCCAAGACGCATCTGCCGGCCGAATTCGAACGCCCGGCGCAGGGCCTGGATTTCCAGCGCCTGCCCGATAGCGATGGCTGGGCGCCGCAGGTCGGTTTTGTCGAGGGCTTCCCGGCAGGCCGCGACAGCGCCAGCGGCAAAGCCTGGCTGGCGCATTGCTACGGCACGCTGGGCGCAGGCCGCAACAACGACGAAGACAGCAGCATCGGCGCCGAGCTGTATGTGGTCACCGGGCAGTCGCCGCGGCAGCTGGATCGCAACATCACCGTGGTCGGACGCGTGGTCAAGGGCATGGAATTGCTCAGCGTGATCCCGCGCGGCCCCGACCCGATGGGCTTCTACGAAGACCCCGCGCAGCGCTCGCCGATCCGTGCGATCCGCCTGGCCAGCGAGGTGCCGGTGCCCGAGCGCACGCCACTGCAACTGCTGCGCACCGACAGCCAGACCTTCCGCGACGTGGCCGAAGCACGCCGCAATCGCAGGGACGATTTCTACAAGCGCCCGGCCGGGCATATCGATCTGTGCAATGTGCCGTTGCCGGTGCGGGCGCCGCCTGCTGGTTGA
- a CDS encoding DUF4442 domain-containing protein, whose product MRASLFKLGINLWPPYLFSGIHVTVLSADYRFARVELRQRPWNRNYVGTHFGGSLFAMTDPFWMLLVMQNLGRDYYVWDKAGSIEFVKPGRGTVSADFVIDNDVLADLRQATAGGEKHLRWFENAVHNRDGEVVARVRKQLYVKRKPAR is encoded by the coding sequence ATGCGCGCTTCACTGTTCAAGCTCGGCATCAACCTGTGGCCGCCCTACCTGTTCTCGGGGATCCACGTCACCGTGTTGTCGGCCGACTATCGCTTCGCGCGGGTGGAACTGCGGCAGCGCCCGTGGAATCGCAACTACGTCGGCACCCATTTCGGCGGCAGCCTGTTTGCGATGACTGATCCGTTCTGGATGCTGCTGGTCATGCAGAACCTGGGGCGCGACTACTACGTCTGGGACAAGGCCGGCAGCATCGAGTTCGTCAAACCCGGGCGTGGCACGGTGAGCGCGGACTTTGTGATCGACAACGACGTGCTCGCCGACCTGCGCCAAGCCACCGCAGGCGGAGAGAAGCATCTGCGCTGGTTCGAAAATGCGGTACACAACCGCGATGGCGAGGTCGTTGCGCGCGTGCGCAAGCAGCTCTACGTCAAGCGCAAACCGGCGCGGTAA